One genomic region from Roseinatronobacter sp. S2 encodes:
- a CDS encoding MarR family winged helix-turn-helix transcriptional regulator, whose product MPTDGLDETPPDIDSNDLAMMDELSSFYDRPGFLIRRANQIAVSSFMEDLGELGITPTQMSSLVVISETPQIDQITLARRIGVDRTTISMVVNGLVEHGFVHREQSSQDARRKEIATTRAGRACAALARDNAVRNNARLLGFFTEAERECLAALLRRLIDDVPSHAPDWVRPDGTTRFGTDAELAREFPQQASLYNAFGFLLRRTHQTLESVFIETTKSLRLTPRRYGVLRIVDKGQPVEQISVARWLALDGSTTATLVTELVRRGFIARDPHPHDRRRRLLRLTDAGKHLITAGHPLAFEASQKVLDVLGDDADIFRNLIRRFIVENDEFSRVPLQRIVTLALRQADI is encoded by the coding sequence ATGCCCACTGACGGACTGGACGAAACACCCCCGGACATTGATAGCAATGACCTGGCGATGATGGATGAATTGTCGAGTTTTTATGACCGTCCCGGCTTCTTAATTCGGCGCGCAAACCAGATTGCCGTGTCGTCCTTCATGGAGGATCTGGGGGAGTTGGGAATCACCCCGACGCAGATGTCGTCACTTGTCGTCATCTCGGAAACACCGCAAATTGATCAGATCACACTTGCTCGGCGTATCGGGGTGGATCGCACCACGATTTCGATGGTGGTGAATGGATTGGTGGAGCATGGATTCGTGCATCGCGAACAATCCAGCCAGGATGCCCGCAGGAAGGAAATCGCAACCACCCGTGCGGGTCGCGCATGTGCTGCGCTGGCGCGTGACAATGCGGTGCGCAATAATGCAAGGCTGCTTGGTTTTTTCACCGAAGCGGAACGCGAATGTCTGGCCGCATTGTTGCGGCGGCTTATCGATGACGTCCCCTCACACGCGCCAGACTGGGTTCGCCCTGACGGCACGACAAGGTTTGGCACTGACGCAGAACTTGCCAGGGAATTTCCCCAACAGGCCAGCCTTTATAACGCATTCGGTTTTCTGCTGCGCCGCACTCATCAGACGCTGGAAAGTGTCTTTATCGAGACGACGAAATCCCTGCGGCTTACTCCGCGCCGCTATGGTGTCTTGCGGATTGTCGATAAGGGCCAGCCGGTTGAACAGATCAGCGTAGCCCGCTGGCTGGCATTGGATGGATCAACCACGGCGACACTGGTGACAGAGCTGGTGCGCAGGGGCTTCATTGCGCGCGACCCCCATCCCCATGATCGCCGCCGCAGGCTGCTGCGTCTGACCGACGCGGGCAAACATCTGATCACCGCGGGTCATCCGCTTGCCTTTGAGGCCAGCCAGAAAGTGCTGGATGTGCTGGGCGACGATGCCGACATATTCCGCAATCTGATCCGTCGGTTCATTGTCGAAAACGACGAGTTCAGCCGTGTGCCACTGCAACGTATTGTTACGCTTGCGCTGCGTCAGGCCGACATCTGA
- a CDS encoding DUF3237 domain-containing protein gives MQEPGLRLLFEARGQVSAPRVIGQVRGARRQVIAIEPDGPFVGDRICGRMVSGFDWQWVRADGVTEVDAAYLLETDDGVLIECRNTGIRHAPPEVMARMGRGEAVDPSEYYFRATPVFTAPEGKYDWLNRALFLSTGARYPDGVRLRFYEIT, from the coding sequence ATGCAAGAACCGGGATTGAGATTGCTGTTCGAGGCCCGTGGGCAGGTCAGCGCGCCCAGAGTGATCGGTCAGGTCAGGGGCGCGCGTCGGCAGGTCATTGCAATAGAACCTGACGGTCCGTTCGTGGGCGACCGCATTTGTGGGCGCATGGTTTCCGGTTTCGACTGGCAATGGGTGCGCGCGGATGGCGTGACCGAAGTGGACGCCGCGTATCTGCTGGAAACCGATGACGGGGTGTTGATTGAATGCCGCAACACCGGCATCCGGCACGCCCCGCCAGAGGTCATGGCACGCATGGGGCGCGGCGAAGCCGTTGATCCGTCGGAATACTATTTCCGCGCCACACCGGTCTTTACTGCGCCAGAGGGCAAGTATGACTGGCTGAACCGCGCGCTCTTTCTTTCGACAGGCGCACGTTACCCGGACGGGGTGCGCCTTCGGTTTTACGAAATCACATGA
- a CDS encoding ABC transporter substrate-binding protein: MKFTKAAIAALVAMSITGPALAQSDAINSPFVVAINHEPDTLDPSIGVNTVISRPTLENIVEPIVALDAEGNLVPGVADFSYSDDGTVLTFTIRDGVTFHNGMPLTADDLIFSHERMAERSPIYQSRLRNFDRVEKLDERTVQFVFTSADVTYLPPRNLSVLSKAYYDEAGEAEFVANPVGTGPYKLVSYTPGQSMEMEAFEEYHGGAPDVKNVRFVFVQEDSTRVAMLRTGEADMILNVPFTERNALARDGFKIEEVAVTPTVSVQFTMNNPDVPWHDVRVRRAVAHAIDADGIVDGLFEGVPKRHAAFGPNEIGFDPELEHYAYDPERAKALLAEAGYPDGFEMPLIWWRGENAGIRETAEVVSIYLRQVGIRTNVSSLDVPDFVAKIRAAKGEGSSEAWVGITPTPLAEYFDPTIALAFTFWSQSPFAQWQNDEFDALVAQAVQTVDPETRAPLVIEATRILYADVPQIPLWNNVSVYAMKPGISYAPAPRHLVRSTIADVTLSNE; the protein is encoded by the coding sequence ATGAAATTCACGAAAGCCGCGATTGCGGCGCTGGTCGCCATGTCCATAACAGGACCGGCCCTGGCGCAAAGCGACGCAATCAACTCGCCCTTCGTGGTCGCGATCAACCACGAACCGGACACGTTGGACCCGTCAATCGGGGTCAATACTGTCATCAGTCGCCCGACGCTTGAAAACATCGTTGAACCAATCGTGGCGCTGGATGCAGAAGGCAACCTTGTGCCGGGCGTTGCGGATTTTTCCTATTCGGATGACGGGACCGTGCTGACATTCACAATCAGGGACGGCGTGACGTTTCACAACGGAATGCCCCTGACTGCGGATGATCTGATTTTCAGTCATGAACGCATGGCCGAACGCTCTCCGATCTATCAGTCGCGGCTGCGCAATTTCGACCGGGTAGAGAAGCTGGATGAACGCACTGTGCAATTCGTGTTCACATCCGCTGATGTAACCTACCTGCCGCCGCGCAACCTGTCGGTGCTGTCAAAGGCCTATTACGATGAAGCGGGCGAGGCGGAATTCGTGGCCAACCCCGTGGGCACCGGGCCATACAAACTGGTCAGTTACACACCCGGCCAGTCGATGGAGATGGAGGCCTTTGAGGAGTACCATGGCGGCGCGCCCGATGTGAAGAACGTGCGCTTCGTGTTCGTGCAGGAAGACAGCACCCGCGTTGCCATGCTGCGCACGGGCGAGGCCGACATGATACTGAACGTGCCTTTCACCGAGCGTAACGCGCTGGCGCGGGACGGTTTCAAGATTGAGGAAGTGGCAGTCACACCGACCGTATCGGTGCAGTTTACCATGAACAACCCCGATGTGCCTTGGCATGACGTGCGTGTGCGCCGTGCTGTGGCACATGCGATTGATGCTGATGGTATCGTGGACGGGCTGTTTGAGGGGGTGCCAAAGCGCCACGCGGCATTTGGCCCGAACGAGATCGGCTTTGACCCCGAACTTGAACATTACGCCTATGATCCGGAACGCGCAAAAGCGCTGCTGGCCGAAGCCGGCTATCCGGACGGGTTTGAAATGCCGCTGATCTGGTGGCGCGGCGAGAATGCGGGCATTCGCGAAACCGCAGAAGTCGTGTCCATCTATCTGCGACAGGTCGGAATCCGCACCAATGTGTCCAGCCTTGATGTGCCTGATTTCGTGGCCAAGATACGCGCCGCCAAGGGCGAAGGGTCCAGCGAGGCATGGGTCGGAATTACACCGACACCGCTGGCGGAATATTTCGACCCCACCATCGCGCTGGCTTTTACCTTCTGGTCGCAATCACCCTTCGCCCAGTGGCAGAACGACGAATTCGACGCATTGGTGGCGCAAGCCGTGCAGACCGTGGACCCCGAAACACGCGCGCCACTGGTGATCGAGGCCACGCGCATTCTGTACGCGGATGTGCCGCAGATACCGCTGTGGAACAACGTGTCCGTCTACGCCATGAAACCCGGCATTTCCTACGCACCGGCACCGCGCCATCTTGTGCGGTCAACCATCGCCGATGTGACGCTGAGCAATGAATGA
- a CDS encoding ABC transporter ATP-binding protein — translation MNDIILETRGLQKYFHFETGLPFRRVPKVVKSVDGIDVAVHAGQTLGLVGESGCGKSTTARLILRLLEPTGGKILFDGKEVQNATGQALHDFRTNIQTVFQDPYGSLNPRMKVREIIAEPMLATGNYSARQIDARVAELLEMVNLPANATRRGPHEFSGGQRQRIAIARALVLKPRLLILDEPVSALDVSVRAQILNLLDDLQEELGLAYFLISHHLELVANKCDWIAVMYLGRIVEQGPAREIADNPRHPYTQALFSSALKVTPDKEATPAKMIKGEVPSPLRPPSGCHFHTRCPVAMPVCRQKTPPSVSGPNRSVATCHALCGQAAIA, via the coding sequence ATGAACGATATAATTTTGGAAACCCGCGGCCTGCAGAAGTATTTTCATTTCGAGACCGGCCTGCCGTTCCGGCGTGTGCCCAAAGTGGTCAAGTCGGTAGACGGGATTGATGTTGCCGTGCACGCGGGACAGACCCTTGGTCTGGTCGGGGAAAGTGGTTGCGGAAAATCGACCACGGCCCGGCTGATCCTGCGTTTGCTTGAACCGACCGGCGGCAAGATCCTGTTCGACGGCAAAGAGGTGCAGAACGCGACCGGCCAAGCGTTGCATGATTTCCGCACGAATATACAAACCGTGTTTCAAGATCCTTACGGATCGCTCAATCCGCGCATGAAAGTGCGCGAGATTATCGCTGAACCGATGCTGGCGACGGGCAACTACTCTGCCAGACAGATTGATGCGCGGGTTGCCGAATTGCTGGAAATGGTGAATCTGCCTGCGAATGCCACCCGTCGTGGTCCACATGAATTTTCCGGCGGTCAGCGCCAGCGTATCGCGATTGCGCGCGCGCTTGTGCTGAAACCAAGATTGTTGATTCTGGACGAGCCTGTTTCAGCGCTGGACGTCTCCGTGCGCGCGCAAATCCTGAACCTGCTGGATGATTTGCAGGAAGAACTCGGGCTTGCCTATTTCCTGATTTCCCATCACCTTGAACTGGTTGCGAACAAATGCGACTGGATCGCGGTGATGTATCTGGGCCGGATTGTGGAACAAGGCCCCGCGCGCGAGATTGCAGATAACCCGCGCCATCCCTATACGCAGGCCCTGTTTTCATCTGCGCTGAAGGTAACGCCAGACAAGGAAGCGACGCCGGCCAAGATGATCAAGGGAGAGGTGCCCTCGCCCCTGCGTCCTCCATCGGGGTGCCATTTCCACACCCGTTGCCCCGTGGCGATGCCGGTCTGTCGTCAGAAAACCCCGCCAAGCGTATCGGGGCCGAACCGGTCGGTGGCCACCTGTCATGCGCTCTGCGGGCAAGCGGCGATAGCCTGA
- a CDS encoding carotenoid oxygenase family protein, with product MQPFPDHPSFQGFNKPSRVEADIRDLEVIGKVPSDLDGVFFRVAPDAQFPPKLGNDIPFNGDGMVSAFRFRNGRVDFKQRYVRTDKFRLEREAGKALFGAYRNPLDDDESVKGEYRGTANTNVVVQNKKLWALKEDSPPVLMDPWTLETEGYSDLDGQMTSQTFTAHPKFDPNTGDMCAFGYAAKGLITKDMAYYEISPDNKIKHEVWFELPYYCMMHDFGLTEDYACFHVVPIVSSWERLEERKPHFGFDTTKEVYLGILPRRGDARDVRWFKAPNCFASHVMNAFNDGEMVYFDVPMAKNNGFPFFPDVHGAPFNRAEAAAVMTRWAVNMNDKSDSFHSMTQLSNFVGEFPRIDDRYAAMPYRHGFMLAQDLDRPLKLPNGRSMSGLMPNLLGHMDHATGKTRQYFTGTTSTLQEPAFIPRPGSVNEGDGYLVAVENMLAEHRSDLVLFDAMRIDEGPIARMPLELRLRGGLHGNWVPAAMLPENPAA from the coding sequence ATGCAACCCTTCCCCGACCACCCAAGTTTTCAGGGCTTCAACAAACCTTCGCGCGTGGAGGCCGATATCCGCGATCTGGAGGTCATCGGCAAAGTGCCCTCGGATCTGGATGGTGTATTCTTTCGCGTCGCGCCGGATGCGCAGTTCCCGCCAAAACTGGGCAATGACATTCCGTTCAATGGCGATGGCATGGTGTCAGCGTTCCGGTTCAGGAATGGTCGGGTCGATTTCAAGCAGCGCTATGTCCGCACCGACAAATTCAGGCTGGAACGTGAAGCGGGAAAGGCCCTGTTCGGGGCGTATCGCAATCCGCTGGATGATGATGAAAGTGTGAAAGGCGAATACCGGGGCACCGCCAACACGAATGTTGTGGTCCAGAACAAAAAACTCTGGGCGCTGAAAGAAGACAGCCCGCCGGTGCTGATGGACCCCTGGACGCTGGAAACCGAAGGCTACAGTGATCTTGACGGCCAGATGACCAGCCAGACCTTCACCGCGCATCCAAAGTTCGACCCCAATACTGGCGATATGTGCGCTTTCGGCTATGCTGCCAAGGGCCTGATCACCAAGGACATGGCCTATTACGAGATCAGCCCCGACAACAAGATCAAGCATGAAGTCTGGTTCGAACTGCCTTATTACTGCATGATGCATGATTTCGGCCTGACAGAGGATTACGCCTGTTTCCATGTCGTGCCGATTGTCAGTTCATGGGAGCGGCTGGAAGAGCGCAAGCCGCATTTCGGGTTTGACACCACCAAAGAGGTGTATCTGGGCATTCTGCCGCGCCGGGGTGATGCCAGGGACGTGCGCTGGTTCAAGGCCCCCAATTGTTTCGCAAGCCATGTCATGAACGCTTTCAACGATGGCGAGATGGTATATTTCGACGTGCCGATGGCCAAGAATAATGGTTTCCCGTTTTTCCCTGATGTTCATGGCGCGCCATTCAACCGCGCAGAGGCTGCGGCGGTCATGACCCGCTGGGCGGTGAACATGAATGACAAGTCGGACAGCTTCCATTCGATGACGCAGCTTTCAAATTTCGTGGGCGAGTTTCCCCGGATTGACGACCGCTATGCCGCTATGCCCTATCGGCACGGGTTCATGCTGGCGCAGGATCTTGATCGTCCGCTGAAACTGCCCAATGGGCGCTCGATGTCGGGGCTGATGCCCAACCTTCTGGGGCATATGGACCACGCGACGGGCAAAACCCGGCAATACTTCACCGGCACGACCTCGACCTTGCAGGAACCTGCCTTCATTCCGCGTCCCGGTTCGGTGAATGAGGGAGACGGCTATCTGGTCGCGGTTGAAAACATGCTGGCAGAGCATCGATCGGATCTGGTGCTGTTTGATGCGATGCGCATTGACGAAGGCCCTATTGCGCGGATGCCGCTGGAATTGCGGTTGCGTGGGGGGTTGCATGGCAACTGGGTGCCTGCCGCGATGCTGCCGGAAAACCCCGCCGCATGA